In the Takifugu flavidus isolate HTHZ2018 chromosome 11, ASM371156v2, whole genome shotgun sequence genome, one interval contains:
- the LOC130533864 gene encoding tumor-associated calcium signal transducer 2-like: protein MKMWILLVLASFALEASAQSCSCETMKWATCDGTPCSCSVLVDDNVKQTLDCDKLIPKCFLMKAEMYQARKYPGMRIIGGKPVETAFVDNDGIYDPDCENDGKFRAKQCNNTDECWCVNSAGVRRTDKGDKDLKCEKLVETHFIRLQLTHKPTPDPVKAADLKTAIAEAINKRYKNFSKDLVKEVQYDPDARMIVVDVKKEIGDRTVDLTQMAYYMEKDVKVLPLFKNQVKFEPKVGDQILDMENILVYYVDEEAPTFTMKNLSGGIIAVIVVVVLAVVIGLVVLFFLNKRGKKRYNKTQQREMEAM from the exons ATGAAAATGTGGATTTTGCTCGTTCTCGCCAGCTTCGCGTTGGAAGCTTCAGCTCAGAGCT GTTCCTGTGAAACCATGAAGTGGGCCACTTGCGATGGAACTCCGTGCTCCTGTTCTGTTTTGGTGGATGATAATGTCAAGCAAACGCTAGACTGCGACAAAT TGATCCCCAAATGCTTCCTAATGAAGGCAGAGATGTATCAAGCCAGGAAGTACCCAGGCATGCGTATTATTGGAGGAAAGCCGGTTGAGACCGCCTTTGTGGACAACGATGGCATCTATGACCCAGACTGTGAGAATGATGGCAAATTCAGGGCCAAGCAGTGCAACAACACCGACGAGTGCTGGTGTGTCAACAGCGCCGGCGTGCGGCGAACTGACAAGGGCGACAAGGACCTGAAGTGTGAGAAACTCGTGGAGACGCA CTTTATCCGGCTGCAGCTCACGCACAAACCAACGCCAGACCCGGTTAAGGCCGCGGATCTGAAAAC TGCCATCGCTGAGGCCATTAACAAGCGCTACAAAAACTTCAGCAAGGACCTGGTGAAGGAAGTTCAG TACGACCCAGATGCCCGAATGATTGTGGTGGATGTGAAGAAAGAAATTGGCGATCGCACGGTTGACCTGACCCAGATGGCCTACTACATGGAGAAAGAT gtgaAAGTTCTGCCTCTGTTCAAGAACCAGGTGAAGTTTGAGCCCAAGGTGGGAGACCAGATCCTTGATATGGAGAACATCCTGGTGTATTACGTGGACGAGGAAGCCCCGACTTTTACCATGAAGAACCTGTCTGGTGGAATCATTGCCGTcattgtggtggtggtgctggccGTGGTTATTGGTCTAGTGGTCCTG TTTTTCCTCAACAAGCGAGGCAAAAAGAGGTACAACAAAACTCAG CAAAGAGAGATGGAGGCCATGTAA
- the calm2a gene encoding calmodulin 2a (phosphorylase kinase, delta), with translation MADQLTEEQIAEFKEAFSLFDKDGDGTITTKELGTVMRSLGQNPTEAELQDMINEVDADGNGTIDFPEFLTMMARKMKDTDSEEEIREAFRVFDKDGNGYISAAELRHVMTNLGEKLTDEEVDEMIREADIDGDGQVNYEEFVQMMTAK, from the exons ATG GCCGATCAGCTTACAGAAGAGCAGATTGCCG AATTCAAGGAGGCATTTTCACTCTTTGACAAAGATGGGGACGGTACCATCACCACCAAAGAGCTGGGCACAGTCATGCGCTCTCTGGGTCAGAACCCCACAGAGGCCGAGCTGCAAGACATGATCAACGAGGTGGATGCTGACG GAAACGGCACGATAGATTTCCCAGAGTTCCTGACAATGATGGCAAGGAAAATGAAGGACAcagacagcgaggaggagatCAGAGAAGCATTCCGTGTCTTTGACAAG GACGGCAACGGCTACATCAGCGCTGCCGAGCTCCGCCACGTGATGACAAACCTCGGGGAGAAGCTCACCGACGAGGAGGTGGACGAGATGATTAGAGAAGCAGACATCGACGGAGACGGACAGGTCAACTACGAAG AGTTTGTACAAATGATGACGGCGAAGTGA
- the LOC130534265 gene encoding fibrillin-2-like produces MGYQGDGLLCSDIDECLSGLHSCHPKARCNNTLGSYSCFCLSGYIGDGAECQDINECQKDNGGCHANALCTNREGSRLCKCKVGFSGDGFECADVNECNNQKICHWNATCTNNPGSYVCTCNAGYKGNGNYLCLDIDECSETPYLCSSSLGYKGCKNLPGSYRCTCSSGFESNGQSCVDIDECAGNICSLYADCVNTMGSYLCTCNEGFIGNGLTCADINECNEDNQCDPDAACINRLGSYECSCLEGFIGDGRQCEDINECATPNICPSTTTCVNTGGSYYCDCGTGFIFNNSMCHDLDECKAGRCSRFAACTNSPGSFSCQCTAGYRGDGFTCKDVDECSLAEQCHSNALCINIPGSYNCTCQVGYSGDGVFQCNDVNECLVANGGCGNRATCVNNQGSFYCLCPSGFILVNKTFCQDIDECKEQNNPCGVNEECKNIDGSFECSCQLGYYRLANNMECVDMDECKTNPCHVNASCLNTIGSHTCTCKRGFSGNGTQCEDIDECSAEGTCHSRALCANFIGGYFCSCQEGFNGNGFACEDVDECALPETKCPSFSKCVNSPGAHVCSCLNGTLADNDTCVPPTSLCEPACHRHGLCHQSPAEYQCVCDHGYIGDGITCSDIDECQMENICPEKETECINIPGSFACACRKGYSLNGTKCLGKSQFFLSN; encoded by the coding sequence ATGGGTTACCAAGGTGACGGCTTGCTGTGCAGTGACATCGACGAGTGTCTGAGCGGCCTACACAGCTGTCACCCAAAGGCCCGCTGCAACAACACCCTTGGCAGCTACAGCTGTTTCTGTCTCAGTGGATACATCGGAGATGGCGCCGAGTGCCAGGACATTAACGAGTGCCAAAAAGATAATGGAGGTTGCCACGCCAATGCCCTCTGCACCAACCGCGAGGGCAGCCGGCTTTGCAAATGTAAAGTTGGCTTCAGCGGCGATGGTTTCGAGTGTGCTGATGTCAACGAATGCAATAACCAAAAAATCTGCCACTGGAACGCCACTTGCACCAACAACCCCGGCTCATACGTGTGCACCTGTAATGCTGGCTACAAGGGAAACGGGAACTACCTGTGCCTCGACATAGATGAATGTTCAGAGACTCCTTATTTGTGTTCCTCCTCACTGGGCTACAAAGGCTGTAAAAACCTGCCCGGTAGCTACCGCTGCACGTGCAGCAGCGGCTTTGAAAGTAACGGGCAGAGCTGCGTGGACATCGACGAATGTGCCggcaacatctgcagcctgtACGCAGACTGCGTCAATACCATGGGCTCATATCTGTGCACTTGTAATGAAGGTTTTATCGGAAATGGACTGACGTGTGCGGACATTAACGAATGCAATGAAGACAATCAGTGCGACCCCGATGCTGCTTGTATAAACCGGCTCGGGAGTTACGAGTGCTCTTGTCTGGAAGGTTTTATTGGTGATGGGAGACAATGTGAAGACATTAATGAATGTGCTACCCCCAACATTTGCCCTTCTACTACTACTTGTGTAAACACTGGAGGATCATATTACTGCGACTGTGGCACCGGTTTCATCTTTAATAACTCCATGTGCCACGACTTAGACGAGTGTAAAGCAGGCCGCTGCAGTCGCTTCGCAGCCTGCACCAACTCACCCGGATCTTTTTCCTGCCAGTGCACTGCAGGGTACAGGGGAGATGGCTTCACCTGTAAGGATGTGGACGAGTGCTCACTGGCTGAACAGTGCCACTCAAATGCCCTGTGCATTAACATCCCTGGCTCATACAACTGCACCTGTCAGGTGGGATACTCTGGAGATGGGGTGTTTCAATGCAATGATGTCAACGAGTGTCTGGTGGCTAATGGAGGATGCGGAAACAGAGCTACgtgtgtcaacaaccagggttCCTTCTATTGTCTGTGTCCATCAGGATTCATCTTGGTTAACAAGACCTTTTGCCAAGATATTGATGAGTGTAAAGAACAGAACAATCCGTGTGGAGTTAATGAAGAGTGCAAGAACATCGATGGGTCTTTCGAGTGCTCCTGCCAGCTCGGGTACTATCGGCTGGCCAACAACATGGAGTGTGTTGACATGGATGAGTGTAAAACCAACCCTTGTCACGTCAACGCCTCGTGCCTCAACACCATTGGGTCCCACACTTGCACCTGCAAGAGAGGATTTTCAGGAAACGGCACCCAGTGTGAAGATATAGACGAGTGTTCCGCTGAGGGTACATGTCACTCACGGGCCTTGTGCGCCAACTTCATTGGGGGCTACTTTTGCTCCTGTCAAGAGGGTTTCAACGGCAATGGCTTCGCCTGTGAGGATGTAGATGAATGTGCTCTCCCAGAAACCAAATGTCCATCGTTCTCAaaatgtgtcaactcccctggCGCTCATGTCTGTTCATGTTTGAACGGTACGTTGGCTGACAACGACACCTGTGTGCCGCCCACTTCCTTGTGCGAGCCTGCCTGCCACCGCCATGGTTTGTGCCACCAGTCACCGGCGGAATACCAGTGTGTGTGCGACCATGGTTACATAGGTGATGGGATAACTTGCTCAGACATAGATGAGTGTCAGATGGAAAACATTTGTCCCGAAAAGGAGACAGAGTGCATCAATATCCCCGGATCATTTGCTTGTGCCTGCAGGAAAGGCTACTCTCTCAACGGCACAAAGTGTTTGGGTAAATCTCAGTTCTTTCTCTCTAACTGA
- the LOC130534264 gene encoding latent-transforming growth factor beta-binding protein 2-like → MDGNGFDCHDVNECEQNSSLPHNCSAQALCHNTNGSYTCQCQDGYRGDGFVCEDVDECQLRTTCGVNMICSNTPGSYMCSCILGVVYDVGTCVREDVCLNASITCHSLARCHRQQDSFYCQCVGGYEGSGTECLDVDECSQPQVCLAFSYCFNTNGSYFCDCWEGFQDNGTHCEDLNECQTGNFSCPANSTCTNTEGSYECICDLGFSGNSSLCLDVDECDYGLSQCPDFSNCLNTVGSFACKCWDGYQANNSYCEDINECQINSTCPEHSMCTNTNGSYICVCDNGFSGVGELCLDVDECSVVEGLCTNGTCINTVGSYYCDCFTGFWSNGTECEDVDECRVPLNFTVSVCQPNSTCINIPGSYSCPCNNGFILNGTQCQDVDECHDLDQNPCPENALCNNTAGSFFCLCSPGYEATIDGCGDIDECKDNITCRFDQVCANLPGGYECSCPSGFHEEEQACVDTNECETSPCHLLAYCWNAPGSYSCRCPLGFAGNGSWCNDVDECNALSNPCHHQALCYNSPGSYLCMCNPGFISIGPLCVDLNECQQANRHCHPTTTCSNSVGSFECSCGQGWTLTNHEDCGRLGCVDLDECVSPTICAGSMLCTNLPGSYSCSCPRNSSECGMMIWNG, encoded by the coding sequence ATGGATGGAAACGGCTTTGACTGCCACGATGTGAACGAATGCGAGCAGAACTCCAGCCTGCCCCACAACTGTAGTGCTCAGGCGCTGTGTCACAACACGAATGGATCTTACACCTGCCAATGCCAAGATGGATACCGGGGTGACGGATTTGTGTGTGAAGATGTCGACGAATGTCAGCTAAGGACAACTTGTGGCGTGAACATGATCTGCAGCAATACCCCTGGTTCCTACATGTGTTCCTGCATCCTGGGCGTAGTGTACGATGTGGGTACCTGCGTAAGAGAAGACGTTTGCCTAAATGCCAGCATCACCTGCCACTCTCTTGCCCGATGCCACCGACAGCAGGACTCCTTTTACTGCCAGTGTGTCGGTGGTTATGAAGGAAGTGGCACCGAATGTCTGGATGTGGATGAGTGCAGCCAACCACAAGTCTGCCTTGCTTTCTCCTACTGCTTCAACACTAATGGCTCCTATTTTTGTGACTGTTGGGAAGGCTTTCAAGACAATGGGACACATTGTGAGGACTTGAATGAATGTCAGACTGGTAACTTTAGCTGTCCTGCCAATAGTACCTGTACTAACACAGAGGGGAGTTATGAATGTATCTGTGACTTAGGTTTCTCTGGTAATAGCTCCCTGTGTTTGGATGTGGATGAATGCGACTATGGCCTCAGCCAGTGCCCTGATTTCTCCAACTGCCTGAACACTGTTGGATCTTTTGCCTGTAAATGCTGGGATGGATATCAAGCTAACAACAGTTACTGTGAGGATATCAACGAATGCCAAATCAACTCCACCTGCCCTGAACACAGCATGTGTACCAACACCAACGGgagctacatttgtgtgtgtgataacgGCTTTTCCGGAGTGGGGGAATTGTGCCTGGATGTGGATGAGTGTAGTGTTGTGGAGGGGCTTTGCACCAACGGCACATGTATAAATACTGTGGGTTCTTATTATTGTGACTGCTTTACAGGATTTTGGAGTAATGGAACAGAGTGTGAGGATGTAGATGAATGCAGAGTCCCCCTAAACTTTACAGTCTCAGTCTGTCAGCCCAATTCAACGTGCATCAATATCCCCGGATCCTATTCATGCCCCTGTAACAACGGCTTTATTCTGAATGGAACACAGTGTCAGGATGTGGATGAGTGTCATGATCTGGACCAGAACCCTTGCCCTGAAAATGCACTGTGTAACAACACAGCGGGATCTTTCTTTTGCCTCTGTTCTCCTGGGTATGAAGCTACTATCGATGGCTGTGGGGATATCGATGAATGTAAGGACAACATCACTTGCCGCTTTGACCAGGTGTGCGCTAACCTGCCTGGAGGTTATGAATGTTCATGTCCTTCTGGGTTCCATGAGGAAGAACAGGCATGTGTTGACACTAATGAATGTGAGACCTCACCATGTCACCTCTTGGCATACTGCTGGAACGCCCCTGGTTCTTATTCATGTCGCTGTCCTCTGGGATTCGCAGGAAATGGTTCGTGGTGCAACGATGTGGATGAGTGCAATGCACTCAGCAATCCATGCCACCATCAGGCCCTCTGTTATAACAGCCCGGGATCATATCTATGCATGTGTAACCCTGGTTTCATAAGCATCGGGCCACTTTGTGTAGACTTAAATGAATGCCAACAGGCTAATCGCCATTGTCACCCTACAACAACTTGCTCTAACTCTGTTGGGAGTTTTGAGTGCTCTTGTGGTCAGGGTTGGACCCTCACCAATCACGAAGATTGCGGAAGACTTGGATGTGTGGacttggatgagtgtgtgtcaCCAACAATATGTGCTGGATCAATGCTCTGCACCAACCTGCCAGGGTCATATAGCTGTTCCTGTCCCAGGAACAGCTCAGAATGTGGAATGATGATTTGGAATGGTTAG
- the si:ch73-105b23.6 gene encoding mucin-4 codes for MTNAWSVSENEQYLFPAPFANGFPGDRDVTLLAAFWDDVDLTHGDGRLLYQEYHKLDRSDVYSQAVFNRTTDEVTNFEMQKGRPAFTPSWILIITWDHVVPVFYHKINSSETNTFQCVLTTDGVRSFALLRYGEMGWGPGQRLYHDAIIGYTDGKSQHIEPTVPTDNLYGPGGRYRPQQRKGNMGKFGQLVYNLTGSGGSNVDPGMRCQTWAMTEPLPTLWAEDLFTCPCTLSQALEDLSFMQDTTDPGPRVKTLRGQRWGGTGGHVFKSVLSNSHGSGKRCAYEPDGPLLAGYSERYFLEHNMQKHIDGDLLPFQWCCIESPLCHLYLNKRPLDRCQGHSWTFHHGYAPAKVATQGVAMVYGSLHFTTFDGTDYSFKALGEFVILRLSSSSGSNIFTLQGQTDKRHTEAKVPEMVRMAAFHQGIGKIEWRCATKADRLQVFVDGVEAPVKVGVVFMGVKDFAVRCTALDHCAAVYAGGLHVMVWRAAGHNQLAAMVEVPQTFYNRTVGLLGLWSSNRSDDFLMSDGRIVLSSDLNPPSEERLHNFGLSWAVPVPESLLLSPSPLVPLEPISTTSILSSVSPAQMDELRRTCKSNMQCIHDTIATGSSELGLHTLEARQRFKELALIHSNMPPIVTEPTVIHCKVNSTVNIQFMTQDPNGDRITYSLLYPRPPGASISSGEP; via the exons ATGACCAATGCATGG TCTGTCAGTGAGAATGAACAGTACCTCTTCCCGGCCCCCTTTGCCAACGGTTTCCCTGGCGACAGAGATGTTACTCTGTTGGCAGCATTTTGGGATGATGTTGATCTCACCCATGGGGATGGGCGGTTGTTGTATCAG GAGTACCACAAGCTCGATAGATCAGACGTGTACTCCCAGGCGGTGTTCAACCGTACAACAGATGAAGTGACAAACTTTGAGATGCAAAAAGGTAGACCTGCCTTCACACCTTCCTGGATCCTCATTATCACCTGGGACCATGTCGTGCCTGTATTCTACCATAAGATCAACTCCTCAGAG ACCAACACTTtccagtgtgtcctgaccacAGACGGCGTGCGTTCATTTGCCTTACTGCGGTACGGGGAAATGGGTTGGGGTCCAGGCCAGAGGCTCTACCATGATGCTATCATTGGATATACGGATGGAAAATCACAGCATATAGAGCCCACTGTGCCCACCGATAACCTCTATGGGCCCGGGGGCAGATACAGACCCCAACAAAGGAAAGGAAACATGGGCAAGTTTGGTCAGCTGGTGTACAATTTGACCGGCTCAGGAGGGTCTAATGTGGATCCTGGTATGAGGTGTCAGACATGGGCCATGACGGAGCCTCTCCCCACTCTGTGGGCAGAGGACCTGTTCACTTGTCCATGCACCCTCTCTCAGGCTCTGGAGGACCTGTCATTCATGCAGGACACCACAGATCCAGGTCCCAGGGTGAAGACCCTGAGGGGACAGCGTTGGGGGGGCACAGGTGGACATGTCTTTAAGTCGGTCCTGTCAAACAGTCATGGCTCGGGGAAGAGGTGTGCGTATGAACCGGATGGCCCATTATTGGCTGGGTACAGTGAACGCTACTTCTTGGAACACAACATGCAGAAACATATTG ATGGAGATCTCCTGCCATTTCAGTGGTGCTGCATTGAGtctcctctctgccaccttTACCTCAACAAAAGGCCACTCGACCGTTGCCAAGGTCACAGCTGGACCTTTCATCATGGCTACGCCCCAGCCAAGGTGGCAACGCAGGGTGTAG CGATGGTCTACGGCAGTCTCCATTTCACCACGTTCGATGGAACAGACTACTCCTTTAAGGCACTGGGAGAATTTGTGATACtgcgtctctcctccagctctggctCAAACATCTTCACCCTACAAGGACAAACTGACAAACGGCACACAGAGGCAAAGGTCCCAGAGATGGTACGCATGGCTGCCTTCCATCAGGGCATTGGAAAG ATTGAATGGAGGTGTGCAACAAaagcagacaggctgcaggtgtttgTTGATGGTGTCGAGGCCCCAGTCAAAGTTG GTGTCGTGTTCATGGGCGTGAAGGACTTTGCTGTGCGCTGCACAGCGCTGGATCATTGTGCAGCTGTGTATGCTGGTGGTCTCCATGTGATGGTGTGGCGAGCTGCTGGCCACAATCAGCTGGCAGCCATGGTGGAGGTTCCTCAGACCTTCTACAATCGCACTGTGGGTCTCTTGGGTCTGTGGAGCTCCAACCGCTCTGACGATTTCCTCATGTCCGATGGTCGAATCGTCCTCTCATCGGACCTCAACCCTCCCTCAGAGGAGAGACTGCACAATTTTGGCCTGTCGT GGGCGGTTCCAGTCCCAGAAAGTCTGCTGCTATCTCCATCAccactggttccactggaacccatCTCTACTACAAGCATACTGAGCAGTGTGAGTCCTGCTCAGATGGACGAGCTGAGGAGAACTTGTAAAAGCAACATGCAGTGTATCCATGACACTATAGCGACTGGCAGCTCTGAACTAGGTCTGCACACTCTGGAAGCCAGGCAAAGATTTAAAGAGCTGGCTCTGATCCACA GTAACATGCCTCCCATAGTCACAGAGCCCACAGTGATCCACTGTAAGGTCAACTCCACGGTCAACATTCAGTTTATGACTCAGGACCCGAATGGAGACCGCATCACCTACTCACTGCTCTATCCCAGACCCCCCGGTGCTTCCATCAGCAGCGGTGAGCCATAA
- the LOC130534233 gene encoding neurogenic locus Notch protein-like, translating to MDGWMDFCRLKPCKCSDAGGGLLTWTILTTEPVQLTIRASDQLASTLFTPILRVCNCLNGGTCQYGSITENHRQGRFQVVGCLCPEGFSGKFCGRAADVCRGQPCFRGVQCHSRSDPSQFTCGECPDNTVSEGKQGYKCFEHDMCSPPFPFPCHTDATCRSTKQNYTCTCKPGFTGNGHNCTDIDECEDLSACPNAKFECKNTPGSVDCFCRYQDTKDTDGCGDSANPPGGNVFNVSVGWKNNRADGLKQLMDILSLGFQNKFYNASKKNAVQSSSSAAEYRINVSSDTPHWYIRDYLARVSRHYDIGAVEVDDLDECKTKEAVCVKPALCANTYGGYRCVCNGTTDVDKTQSCVLDQSRVQKNDKQLGLILGLVLGIGIPLLLLLLLAALACFCCCKKRVTGELPHLLPGYMQEQHNPPPFNYSDPALYYFPHSSPRVIDNVMARQRVR from the exons atggatggatggatggatttttgcAGACTAAAACCATGTAAATGCTCTGATGCAGGTGGGGGCCTCCTGACCTGGACCATCCTCACCACCGAGCCCGTCCAGCTGACCATCCGAGCGAGCGACCAGCTCGCCAGCACGCTGTTCACGCCCATCCTACGGGTGTGTAACTGCCTGAACGGAGGAACCTGCCAGTATGGAAGCATCACTGAAAACCACCGGCAGGGAAGATTTCAG GTGGTGGGATGTCTGTGCCCAGAAGGCTTCAGTGGGAAGTTCTGcggcagagctgcagacgtGTGTCGTGGACAGCCCTGTTTCAGAGGGGTGCAGTGCCACTCGAGGTCAGATCCCAGCCAGTTCACCTGTGGAGAGTGTCCCGATAATACAGTCTCTGAAGGAAAACAGGGCTACAAGTGCTTCGAGCATG ATATGTGCAGCCCGCCTTTCCCATTCCCCTGCCACACAGATGCCACCTGCCGCAGCACAAAGCAGAActacacatgcacatgcaaacCGGGTTTCACAGGAAATGGACACAACTGTACAG acATAGATGAGTGTGAAGATCTCTCAGCTTGTCCCAATGCTAAGTTTGAGTGCAAGAACACGCCTGGATCGGTGGACTGTTTCTGTAGATACCAGGACACCAAGGACACCGATGGATGTG GTGACTCTGCTAATCCTCCAG gaggtAATGTGTTCAATGTCTCTGTGGGCTGGAAGAATAACAGAGCTGATGGGCTCAagcag CTGATGGACATTCTGTCCCTGGGCTTCCAGAACAAATTCTACAACGCCAGTAAGAAGAACGCGGTTCAGTCCTCCAGTAGTGCCGCTGAATATCGCATCAACGTGTCCAGCGATACACCCCACTGGTATATCAGGGACTACTTGGCTCGAGTTAGCCGCCACTACGACATTGGCGCCGTGGAAGTTGACG ACCTGGACGAGTGTAAGACCAAGGAGGCCGTATGTGTCAAACCTGCTCTCTGCGCTAACACCTACGGCGGCTACAGATGTGTTTGCAACGGCACAACAGACGTGGACAAAACCCAGTCCTGCGTCTTAG ACCAGTCCAGAGTCCAGAAGAATGACAAGCAACTGGGACTGATCCTGGGCTTGGTTCTGGGCATTGGcatcccgctgctgctgctgttgctgctggcgGCACtggcctgtttctgctgctgcaagaAGAGAGTGACTGGAGA gCTTCCCCACTTGTTACCAGGCTACATGCAGGAGCAGCACAACCCTCCACCCTTCAACTACTCCGACCCGGCCCTCTATTACTTCCCACACAGCAGCCCGCGGGTCATAGACAATGTCATGGCCAGACAACGAGTGAGATAG